The window TGCCGTGCTGCGCTATGTCGGCGGTTCGATCTCGCCCGAGATGGAGATGCCGAAACTGCTGTGGCTGAAGCGGCATATGCGCGCGAGCTTCGACGCTGCAGGGCACTTTTTCGATCTGGCGGATTACTTGAGCTGGCGCGCCACCGGCTCGTTGCAACGCTCGACCTGCACGGTCACCTGCAAATGGAACTATCTCGCGCATGACGGCGGCGGCTGGAGCGCGCCGTTCTTCAAGCGGATCGGCCTGTCGGACTTCGTCAACGAGAAATACGCCCGCATCGGCACCGAGATCGTCGCGCCCGGCACGCACCTGGATGCAGGTCTCTCCCGCACTGCTGCCGCCGATCTCGGCCTGTCAGCGGGCACACCGGTCGGAGCGTCCTTGATCGATGCGCATGCCGGCGGCATCGGTGCCATCGGCGGGCGCGATGAATCGGACGGCGCGACAGATGTCTCCGACCGGCTTGCCTACATCATGGGAACGTCGGCCTGCATCATGGCGACGACGAAAGAACCGTGTTTCGTGCCGGGCGTGTGGGGTCCTTATTACTCCGGCATGGTACCCAATTTCTGGCTCAACGAGGGCGGGCAGTCGGCTGCGGGCGCTGCGATCGACCATCTTCTCAAGTCCCATCCCGGCCACGCCGAGGCGAGCGCGGCCGCGCGCAGCGAGGGGCTCGACCTCATCGAGTTCCTCGAGCGCCGCATCATCGCGCGCGCAGGCGGCGCCAGCCGCGCCGCGCTGCTGGCCCGCCACGTCCATGTGCTTCCCGAGTTCATCGGCAACCGCTCGCCCTATGCCGACCCTGACACGCGCGCGGTGATCGCAGGCCTCGATCTCGACACCGACATCGCCTCGATGGAACGGCTGTTCGTCGCCGGTCTGTGCGGGCTCGCCTATGGGCTTGCCGAAGTGATCGAGGCCTTTGCCGCGCATGGCGTCCATGCCGGCATGATGATCATGGGCGGCGGCGCCAGCCGCAGTCCGCTGGTGCGGCAGATCATGGCGGACACCACCGGCCTCACGGTCGCGCTGCCGCAGACCAAAGAACCTGTGCTGCTCGGCGCTGCCATGCTCGGCGCGGTCGCCGGCGGCGCCTATGCCTCGATCGGTGAGACCATGGCAAAGATGTCGGCGCTGGGACGCAAGAGCGAGCCGACCACGCCCGACATCGCCGCCTTTCATGCCCTCAAGCGCGAGGTCTACAAGCTGCTGCGCGAGGTCGATCGTGGCAGCCGCGCCGCGATGCGCGTGGGAGTTTGAAACGGATGCTGATTTCCTGCGGTGATGCGCTGATCGATTTCGTCCCGACGCGAAACACCGACGGGCGCGAAGCCGTGATGCCGGCTGTCGGCGGCTCCTGCCTCAACGTCGCAATCGGCATGGCGCGGCTCGGCGCGCCGACCGGCTTTGTCGGCGGGATCTCGACGGACATGTTCGGGAAGATGATCGCCGAGCACGCCGCTGCCTCCAATGTCGAGCTCGCTCTCGCCACAAGCAGCGAACACCAGACCACGCTCGCCTTCGTGCGCATCGTCGCCGGCGAGTCGCATTACGCCTTCTACGACGCCGAGACCGCGACGCGGAACTGGACCTACCGGCGCGGCTCCATTCCGTTCGCGACCGTTGAAGCCCTCCATGTCGGCTCGACCACGCTGGTCAACGACCAGGGCGCCGCCGAAACGAAAGCGCTGATTGCGGACGCGCGGATGTCGTCCACGATCTCCTTCGATCCGAATTGCCGGCCCAACCTCGTCAAGGACAAGCCGGCTTATCTCGCCCGCATGGCTGAGTTTGCGGCCAGCGCCGATCTCATCAAGATGTCGGACGTCGATTTTGCCTATTTGTTCGGCGACGAGCCGTACCACCAGCGTGCGAGCACGCTGCTCGCAGGCGGCGCGAGCCTCGTCGTCATCACCCGTGGCAACAACGGCGCGATCGCGTGGCATGTGGGGGCAGGGCAGATCGAGGTCGCCGCTCCCAAGATCGCAGTCGCCGACACCATCGGCGCGGGCGACAGTTTTCAGGCGGCGTTGTTGTTCGCCCTGCACAAGCAGGGACGTCTCCCCCGACAGCCATTGAAGGATATCGGCGCAGACGAGCTTCGCCGTGTACTGTTCTTTGCCGCCAATTGCGCCGGTCTGACCTGCACCCGCCCGGGCGCCGATCCGCCGTGGAGTCACGAGATCACCTGGAGCTGGTAGCTAGGGCGTCGAGCCTCGCCCCACTCCCGGGTTGTCTCGGTGAACAGCGGCCATGCGCAAGCCGAAATGGACACGATGCGTGCGCACTGGCAAGGTCCGCGTCATCCTGACGCGAGCCGGTCCTGCCATGAACGATGATCTCTGTTTCCTGTCCGCCACCGAATTGCGCGCGCGCATCGACCGCAAGGAAGTCTCCCCCGTCGAACTCGTCCGCGCCGTGCTCGCGCGCGCTGAGGCACTCCACCCCCAATTGAACTGCTTCATCACGCTGTGTGGCGACGAGGCAATGGCGCAGGCGCGCGAGGCCGAGCGCAAGGTGATGGCCGGCGAGCGGCTTGGCTTGCTGCACGGCCTCCCCGTCACCGTCAAGGACATCGTCAACACCAAGGGCGTCAAGACCACTTTCGGCGCCATTCCCTACAAGGACAATGTTCCGACCGAGGATGCCGTCGCGGTTGCAAGGCTGCGCGCGCAAGGCGCGATCTTGATCGGCAAGACCACGACGCCGGAATTCGGCAGCAAG of the Bradyrhizobium sp. WSM1417 genome contains:
- a CDS encoding FGGY-family carbohydrate kinase; translation: MPRAYIGVDVGTNSTRAGVFDEAGTLLAIARHPIRIWHEAGDIVEQSSQDIWDACTASVRAAMAEAAIAPDSVGGIGFDATCSLVVLDRQGEPLTVSASGDRQRNVIVWMDHRATAEARLINETGDAVLRYVGGSISPEMEMPKLLWLKRHMRASFDAAGHFFDLADYLSWRATGSLQRSTCTVTCKWNYLAHDGGGWSAPFFKRIGLSDFVNEKYARIGTEIVAPGTHLDAGLSRTAAADLGLSAGTPVGASLIDAHAGGIGAIGGRDESDGATDVSDRLAYIMGTSACIMATTKEPCFVPGVWGPYYSGMVPNFWLNEGGQSAAGAAIDHLLKSHPGHAEASAAARSEGLDLIEFLERRIIARAGGASRAALLARHVHVLPEFIGNRSPYADPDTRAVIAGLDLDTDIASMERLFVAGLCGLAYGLAEVIEAFAAHGVHAGMMIMGGGASRSPLVRQIMADTTGLTVALPQTKEPVLLGAAMLGAVAGGAYASIGETMAKMSALGRKSEPTTPDIAAFHALKREVYKLLREVDRGSRAAMRVGV
- a CDS encoding carbohydrate kinase, whose protein sequence is MLISCGDALIDFVPTRNTDGREAVMPAVGGSCLNVAIGMARLGAPTGFVGGISTDMFGKMIAEHAAASNVELALATSSEHQTTLAFVRIVAGESHYAFYDAETATRNWTYRRGSIPFATVEALHVGSTTLVNDQGAAETKALIADARMSSTISFDPNCRPNLVKDKPAYLARMAEFAASADLIKMSDVDFAYLFGDEPYHQRASTLLAGGASLVVITRGNNGAIAWHVGAGQIEVAAPKIAVADTIGAGDSFQAALLFALHKQGRLPRQPLKDIGADELRRVLFFAANCAGLTCTRPGADPPWSHEITWSW